The following is a genomic window from Gemmatimonadota bacterium.
AACGAGCGACCTCCCCCGGCTCCCAGAAGTTCCCGCTTCCCGCCGCTCGCGGCTGAAGCCGCGGCTCGGCATCCATCGCTGAAGCGAGGCATGACGGGCCCCTGCCAGCGCCGGAACCGCGAAGATCAGGCGCTTCAGCGCCTGCCGCCGAGCCGCGAGTTTACTCGCGAGCCCGCGGCACCGCACTCCCCTCGCCTTCCCTTTTCCCCCTTCCCGCTTCCCGCTTCCCGCTTCCCGCTTCCCGCTTCCCGCAACGCTAGTCACAGTCGAAGCACCGCTCCACCCGCGCCATGAAGCACCCCGCCTCCGCATTCCGCAGGTGCACGAACGCCGCGGTCGTCTCGCGGAACACCCCCTCGATCACCGCCTCGGCCGCACTCTCACCCACCCACTCCTGCGCCACGAGGCGCCCGCCGTCGGCGTATCCCTCGACCACCAGGGGCAGGCCGCGGAAGTCGGGCGGGAAGTCGAGCGCGTCGTAGCGCGCGCAGCCATCGGCGTGGATGAAGACCGGCCCGGGCGCGGGCAGGCTGCCCGGCGCGA
Proteins encoded in this region:
- a CDS encoding DUF1203 domain-containing protein yields the protein MPAFRYAGLASQIADDVRATLRSPQYGHPAHREPARGYGPCRHCLRTFHVGQEDRLLFTYQPFAPGSLPAPGPVFIHADGCARYDALDFPPDFRGLPLVVEGYADGGRLVAQEWVGESAAEAVIEGVFRETTAAFVHLRNAEAGCFMARVERCFDCD